The Rhinolophus ferrumequinum isolate MPI-CBG mRhiFer1 chromosome 28, mRhiFer1_v1.p, whole genome shotgun sequence genome segment TGCACACGGCCCCCCTTTTCTTCCACTAGAAGAGGCAGCAGAGCCACTCGCACATGCTGGCTGCCTACTTTGATCATTGCTTTTATTCCCCCAACGTCCTTACTTACTTTTTTGTACTAGGTCACTGCCAGGAAATGTAAAACCTTCCTCTGATTCTGCAAGAAATACCAAGGAACCAAGAGAATGCAGTAGATAATAAGGATGATTAGAGCTTCTTGGCAGGCATTTGCTACCAAGGAGACGAAATAAAGCCATTAATTAGTGACGTCTAAACAGCAGTTGGTAGTaggcatttcttttttcaatgcaACTAAATCTTAGCTAGCTAATTTTTTGcctcaaataatttttgttttcttttgggtcTAGTAATAAAAGTACTAAAGTCATTAACATAAagtgtttgaaaatgtttttctttttttaaccacttgTCTTTAGTACTTCACTGGCTAAACAAAAAGTCACAAATGTCCCATGCAAATTACACTGAATTTACTGGAAATTTGAATGTGTAAAACTGTTATGGCCTGGTGTCCCTGAGATGTTAAAATTGATTGAAAGTATATTTTCACTGATCTcccaaagcaagaaaataaacattgcatttcatttttaaaagaaaatacttttaatagCACTGTGATATATTTTTTCAGACTTTCGTCTGATTTTCGTGCACACGTGGTTCGCTGCAGTAAACATCTTTCTTCACACAGCGTTATGTAGTCctcaaatattttccttaatataaaCGCCCTGGAAAGAAGCAAATCATTATCAATCTTATTTTGTTGATTTGGAAACTGAAAGGAGTGTCAGTAGCTTTCCCAGGGTCATACAGGTATCTAACTTAGGGCAGGCCGACTCCCagactttttactttttcaaggACACCACATCATGTTCCCTTTGCATTGTGTGGTTAAGGGCAGTCTCTGGAGGCAGAACGCCTTAGTTCAGGTTCAAATCTAGCACTTTCTTGCTGTAGGACCTCAAAAGAGTTAATattcttctctgtgcttcagtttcttcatttgtaagaagaaaaacataataaatggggcctcatggggttgttgtggggattaaatgaagtaCTAGGTGCAGATCACTTAGAATAGGGTCTGACCTACAGTTACCTTTGTAATAATCATCAGCTGctgttgtttatatttattattattagtgttagTGTTGTTATTGCCATCACCATGACAACAATTTTCCCTCAAACACTATGTCAATCTAAGGTGGAGTGGGGGTCTGGGCTCCTTCTCCATGCAGTATATAAGCTTCATTCTAATATTATCATGTGATATTTTCTCACTTGTATTCTTCTGGACACAGTGTAGAGAGGTGTTTTAAGACTTTAAACTGGTATCTTTTCTCACCCATTTTGAGTTTGACAATCTGCTATCTGACTAAAGATTCCACTGATGGACACAGCTGATTTTCACAGTCACTGGGGTAGCTTGACTAGCGGGGCTACTTGGTAATTTAAGTGAACACTTTtgcgagaaaaaaaaaaaaaaaaaaaaacactgaaaaaccaGCCCAGTTGTTGACGATGGCTTTcatcttattttccatttctctgttatCTCATGGTTGCTGATTTTTTACTCAGGGCACAATTGGAGGAACCTTTTGCAGAATTCTCCGCTGCAGTAGTTTTTCTTTGATCCTCAGTCCAAATTTTAATTTgcaagaaaactgaagcagatggattttctcattgtaaaaaaaaaatgaatgcctcgatgatatatttgtttttcatagtagTCTTCTGTCATTAAGATTGATGCTTGAGAATATATTGTTAGATCCTGTATGGAACAGAAAGTTATTACTCATAGTTTACCAGATTTTAGCGAGCATACTTGCATCATAACATGgaatatcattttacatttagtgCAGCTCCAGTGTCATTATCAGATTGCATTTTCATATTGAATTACTAACAAAAATTTTATGCTAACacttaatgaaatttttaataagattgtgttttgatgctattattcaaataatgtgttttgaattgctttcctttgaatatatttgCATTAAAGAGAAACTCAATTTGATTTGGTTCTTTGAAGAGGTTACCCACTTTCTGGGTAGTTTAAAAAGACAGAGGGAAATTGTTAATTCTTTGCAAGTCAGTAAATAGAAAAGGAACACAATTACTACGATCTGTAGAAGTAATGGCAGCAGACACAGATAGTTTGAGTTAATGAAATGACTCATGTTGGCTATTATAGttgcacaattaaaaaaatatatatatacacaaagcaCACATCACAGATTATGAGGGATGATACCCCTgggttctcttctctttctcatcGAGCCCTAAGGCAGATATTTTAAGAATTGAGAAATTTAAGAGATTCACATTATTGCAATTCTTGATCAGTGATGCCCAAAATTAAATGGTAATCTCTTGAGAGAACACGTTTCTCTGTTTGTAGcatcctttttttccatttctgctaaAACTGTGGTTGTGAGCCCAAGGCAGTTCACGTGATCACGTGCGTTCCAGAAGATAAACTCATTTGACCAAGCAAAACCACTGTATGTGGTGGCTTGGTCATAGTTGTCTAGCTGATGGAGtataatgcaaaaatataaacactgaAATCGTGAAAAGATGGGGGGAGTCCTGCTTGCGAGGCAAGCCTGCTTTACCAAACATTCGTTTTTAATAGACTCTCAGGGGCATTCGTGAAAGTAATGGTGGTAAATGGTGAGGAGGGTTTAAACTTGTGCGAGGGGAGTGGCGAAGGCAAAACAATCTAGGCGTCTTCTGGGTCTTTTCTTTTTACGTCCAGCTGTGTGTAAAaggaaatgctttttcttcacttGCACGCTCTTCGCTTTCTCTTCACCTTATGTTTCTCCCCCATTCCTTGACTTCGCTCCATCTAAAACTATTCCCGACTTGAAAACACTTCCCTGAGCCTGTGCGGGCGCGAACGTAGCCGCACTCCTCTTGAGGAGTCTGGGCTCCGGTTCCCTGTCTGCGCGGCTGGGAACGGACGACACTTTTAAGCACCGACTAATAAAAGCACTGCGGTGACCCCGCGGGGCTGCGCAGAAAGCCGCGGCGGCCAAGAGACTCCGCGCACGCAACACGTCGCCTCCGTGACGCGCCGCGCAGGCCCCGCCGACGCAGCGCGCAGTCTCGACGCGGCGCGCGCTCCCTCTGGCCCCGCCCCGGCGTGTCGCgcgcccctcccccccatcctCGCCGCGCGCCGCTTTCCCTCAGCTGCCGCTGCTGCCGGTTACCGCCCGCCGGAGTCCGCGCGGTCGCCCAGCCGTCACCGCCGGCGACATGTTGCAGAAGCCGAGACACCGGGGCCGCCTTGGCGGCCAGGCCGAGAGGGAGAAGGACTGGGGCCGCGGCGGAGACAGCCGGGCCGCGAGAGGCGGCGTCGCCGAGGAGGCCCCGAGCACCTCCCGCGGGGTGGGCAGCTCGCCTCAGCGCGCCCGCCGGGCCGAGGCGTCCCCGGCCGTGGGGCCCAGGTCCCAGAAGCAGCTGGAGCTGAAGGTGGCCGAGCTGGTGCAGTTCTTGCTGATCAAAGACCAGAAGAAGATCCCGATCAAGCGCAGCGACATGCTGAAGCACGTGATCGGCGACTACAGGGACATCTTCGCCGACCTCCTGAGGCTGGCCGCCGAGCGCCTGCAGTACGTGTTCGGGTACAAGCTGGTGGAGCTGGAGCCCAAGAGCAACAGCTACATTCTCATCAACAGCCTGGAGCCGGTGGAGGAGGACGCGGAGCTGAGGGGCGACCAGGGCACGCCCACCACCGGCCTCCTCATGATCGTCCTGGGGCTCATCTTCATGAAGGGCAACAGCATCAAGGAGACCGAGGTCTGGGACTTCCTGCGGCGCCTGGGGGTGTTCCCCACCAAGAAGCATTTAATCTTCGGGGACCCAAAGAAACTCATAACCGAAGACTTCGTGCGGCAGCGTTACCTGGAGTACCGGCGGATTCCCCACACGGATCCGGTCGACTACGAATTCCAGTGGGGCCCGCGCACCAACCTGGAAACCAGCAAGATGAAGGTCCTCAAGTTCGTGGCCAAAGTCCACAAGCAGGACCCCAAGGACTGGCCCGCGCAGTACTGTGAGGCTTTGGCGGAGGAGGAGGCCCGGGCCCGGCCTCAGACGGCGGGCCCAGCCCCGTCCCTCGAAACCGCGGCGGGGAGAAGGGTCAAAAGCACCGGTTGAAGAGGTGGGGGTGGCGGGAGCACTTTTCTGTGAGGCTTAAATGTGTGTAGCTGTAGGATGTGTTTGCAGAGTTGTGTTCTGTTAGTACTACAAGGTACGTGGTTCCAAAGTGTCGTTGACAAAACCATTCGGGAGAGGATTTATTTGGCGTGTTTTACTGTCTGTATATGTGGGTATAAAAATTTGGCTAGCTTTGTAAAACTAATGGGAAAACGTTTGTGCTGTGATCTGGAACAGAGATTGAAGGAAGAACACATCAGTAAATTGCTTTGGCgcccagaaaataaaaaggaagtggCTGTTAACCTGGCCTCTTAACTACCCCAGtttgtaaggaaaaagaaaagcctttgcaaattaaaaataaaaatgtgactgCCTGTATCCCTTTTTGCCTTAACAcagctattttatatttatatatttcctacATATGTAAGCATTGTTCCAAGCAATGTAAATGTTTTTTACTTTCATAACTACCACTTAGGTCGGTttggttttccttgtttttgctACTATAGTTATAATAAATACTATATCTTTGAAGCAGTTATGCattgtgcattttttaaattgtgaatcaTGAGAAATTAATTTCATGACTTAAAACCAGCATCTTAAAGGCAGTTTTTGCTACATGTTAAGTGTTTTGTAGAAGTTGCTTTACTTTTTATATGTGTTCCTGCAGATTGGATCATGATGTAcaatatatttcttactgtgggtcACAAAAAAGTTGATGAAACCATTAGTGATTAACCAGCCTACTTGAGAATCAGACTACCTGGATTTAGTCCTGGCTGCACCTACCGTGTTTtgccaaaaataagacctcacgggacaatcaggtctaatgcatcttttggagcaaaaattaatataagacccagtattatataagaccctgtcttgtattatagtaaaataagaccgggtcttatattaatttttgctcctaaagacacattagagctgattgtcccgctaggtcttatttcctgGGAAACAAGGGTAACTAGCCATATAAatttgggcaggttacttaacttgCTTAGGGATGTTTCCTCACCTAGAATATGGGCTTATGGTACCTctatgattgtgtgtgtgtgtgtgtgtgtgtgtaatggtgTGATAGATATGGAAGTGTATGTAAAGTTCTTGGCACAGTGCTTGGTGTGGCCAATTTTAGtaattccttaaattttttttttttaatttgtttatgatTCTTGGACTGGaacagttaaaaaattttttaaggtcttttttcattattttccaaatcatttcTAGAATTGGAATTACTGGTTCAAAAGTTATGACACTATTCTTCTAGTCTGACTCTTGGTTTTCTGGAGAAACATCACATGGTAGATATGTGGTGAGGAGAGCCCACATAAAATAGCTTAAGAGCAGGAAAGTTAGACTGGAGCTTTGAGGGTCACTGGTATAGTGAAAAGGGTGTGGGTTTTGCGGTTGACAAATTTGAATTATGGCCCATGCTATTTCAGCATGGGGATTTGGGGTAGCTTTTAAGCTCTCTGactctcaatttccttatctgtaaaatggggaaaataacataataatagtTTGTTACGTGCATTAAATGAGTGAAGAAAAGAGCTCATGGTCTCATAGTGTTCCCCCAGAGCTTCTGGCAAAATGTTGTTGGTACACAGAGTCAACAAATAAGTATTCAGTGGAGGAGGAAGTAGTCGTTTGGGGGAAGGTACTGCACATCCACCATGAAAGGCGATACTttagctcaaaaaaaaaagtagatttgaTCACCACTCAACAGAGAAATGTCATCTGGAAGAGTGGTGGGTGGGTATATGGTATGCGCTGAAATGGAGAGCGCAGTCGGTTCCTTATTGggctttatttcttcctgttgaACCggaatttgcatttatttcatcaATGGAGTATAGTTGGTCCTTGAAGATTTTTTtcgtttgcattttattttagtgtATAAATTACCTTCACTAAAGCATCCTGCTTACTGGTCCCCTTAATCTCACTGACTGCCTTCCCCTCTCGTGTGTTCTAATACTGACATTTTCATCTTTATGGTGAAATTATCATTACCCAACACCCGTTGTTCCTTACATCTCAGGCAAATACCCTCTCCCACACTTTTCTCATAGAGAAGTTAATTTACCATCAATGAATTCTCCGTAATCctaatatttgtaaagatatttcctagtattttaagtttttaaaactttgactttcatgtttatgtttttaatctgtttttgtgtatgatgtgaaATATGGATATAATTTTCACGTTTTTCCTATATGGATCGCATAGCACCAGTTTTTTTATAGTTCATTCTTTCCACACTGATTTATAATATACTCTTTATTATATAGCTGTTTCTCATATGTAAGCAAATTTATGGCTCGAAGTGACTTGGTTTATTTGCTGTCCATTTGCCAATATCATGCTATAATTCTATAGCATcataatatgttttgttttgtttttccaattcttttgtgttttttttttctttttgtgagcaGTGTTGATAAGCTTGAGCGGTGGTTCACCAGGTGGAAAGGGGAACAAAAGGGATTCAGCCATAAATAgagtatgtgcaaaggccctgaggcataAATAAGCACGCTGGTCCCTACAAAGCCAAATCATCTTATAAGACATGGTGATTAGCAGCATTAGATGGAACCAGAAAGCTTATAGTGGGCCAGGCTATCATGGGCCTGACACTCCACGTGGTTTGGACTCGCCTGTAGGTCAATGTTTCAAATTTCACCTAATTTCAGCCAttcaagtacagttgacccttcaaCAACAGTGGTTTGAACTCTGTGGGTCtacttatacgtggatttttttcagtgaatacctgtactgttttcgaTCAAAGGTTGGGAGTCTGCAGACATGGAGGGCCGACTGTATGCGTTCCTCTGCCATTTTATAtgggggacttgagcatctgtggatatTGGTATCCTTAGGGGTCCTAGAACCAATCCCCCCAACCTACCCCCAGCTACCAAGGGACAAGGGTTGatgtaagaatgtccaaacctgaaGAGAATTCTTACAAAAAATTCATTTGAGCCAGGCAGAGGATATGCTTGGAAGCAAGCTCTCCA includes the following:
- the NSMCE3 gene encoding non-structural maintenance of chromosomes element 3 homolog, which encodes MLQKPRHRGRLGGQAEREKDWGRGGDSRAARGGVAEEAPSTSRGVGSSPQRARRAEASPAVGPRSQKQLELKVAELVQFLLIKDQKKIPIKRSDMLKHVIGDYRDIFADLLRLAAERLQYVFGYKLVELEPKSNSYILINSLEPVEEDAELRGDQGTPTTGLLMIVLGLIFMKGNSIKETEVWDFLRRLGVFPTKKHLIFGDPKKLITEDFVRQRYLEYRRIPHTDPVDYEFQWGPRTNLETSKMKVLKFVAKVHKQDPKDWPAQYCEALAEEEARARPQTAGPAPSLETAAGRRVKSTG